One Erinaceus europaeus chromosome 5, mEriEur2.1, whole genome shotgun sequence genomic window carries:
- the LOC132538712 gene encoding large ribosomal subunit protein uL14-like: protein MDIKGRLNRLPAAGVGDMVMATVKKGKPELRNKVHPVVVIRPQKSYQRTDGVFLYFEDNAGVIVNNKGEMKASALTGPVVKECADLWPRIASSAGSVA, encoded by the coding sequence ATGGATATCAAGGGACGACTGAACAGGCTTCCTGCTGCTGGTGTGGGTGACATGGTGATGGCCACAGTCAAAAAAGGCAAACCAGAGCTCAGAAATAAGGTACATCCAGTGGTGGTAATTCGACCACAAAAGTCATACCAGAGAACAGATGGTGTATTTCTGTATTTTGAAGACAATGCAGGGGTCATTGTAAATAATAAAGGGGAAATGAAAGCTTCTGCCCTTACAGGACCAGTGGTAAAGGAGTGTGCAGACTTATGGCCCAGGATTGCATCCAGTGCTGGCAGTGTTGCATGA